Proteins encoded together in one Chitinophaga sp. LS1 window:
- a CDS encoding SRPBCC family protein has product MAKIYRLRYEQVLNTSISEAWMFFSRADNLGKITPSYMRFDITSPVTDQPIYAGEIITYTIHPVLGIPLSWMTEITHVKDGVYFVDEQRKGPYGLWHHQHHFEEVKEGVKMTDIVHYSLPLGLLGRVAHALFVRRQLEGIFAYRRKKIQEFFV; this is encoded by the coding sequence ATGGCAAAAATCTATCGGTTGCGGTATGAGCAGGTATTAAATACATCAATATCGGAGGCATGGATGTTTTTTTCCCGGGCAGATAACCTGGGAAAAATCACGCCCTCGTATATGCGATTTGACATTACTTCGCCTGTGACAGATCAACCTATTTACGCAGGGGAAATTATTACTTACACTATTCATCCTGTATTGGGTATACCACTTAGCTGGATGACGGAAATTACACATGTGAAGGACGGTGTGTACTTTGTGGATGAGCAGCGGAAGGGGCCCTATGGTCTGTGGCATCACCAGCATCATTTTGAGGAAGTGAAAGAGGGCGTAAAGATGACTGACATCGTACACTACTCACTGCCATTAGGTCTTTTGGGTAGGGTCGCACATGCTCTTTTTGTACGGCGTCAGCTAGAGGGAATCTTTGCCTACAGGCGAAAGAAGATTCAGGAGTTCTTTGTATGA
- the recR gene encoding recombination mediator RecR: MIFSSALIENAVNEFARLPGIGKKTALRLVLHLLKQDPAQVKLFGEVVTRMRDQIKFCKYCHNVSDDEICSICSSPSRNKALVCVVETIRDVMAIENTQQFNGVYHVLGGIISPIDGIGPDQLNIYSLVERVQQQDVEEIIMALSPTIEGDTTIYYLSKKLKDFSVKITTIARGIAFGGELEYADEMTLARSISNRLPLESYVQK, encoded by the coding sequence ATGATCTTTTCTTCCGCTCTGATAGAAAATGCTGTTAATGAATTTGCGCGGCTGCCCGGTATAGGCAAGAAAACAGCGCTTCGCCTGGTATTACACCTCCTCAAACAGGACCCGGCCCAGGTGAAGCTATTCGGCGAGGTGGTTACCCGCATGCGTGACCAGATCAAATTCTGCAAATACTGCCACAACGTCTCTGACGATGAAATCTGTTCTATCTGTAGCAGCCCTTCCCGCAATAAAGCACTGGTATGTGTCGTGGAAACCATCCGCGATGTTATGGCAATTGAAAATACCCAGCAGTTCAACGGGGTATACCATGTACTTGGAGGCATCATCTCCCCTATCGATGGTATTGGTCCGGACCAACTGAATATTTATTCTCTGGTTGAAAGGGTACAGCAGCAAGATGTGGAAGAGATCATCATGGCGCTGAGCCCGACAATCGAAGGAGACACAACCATTTATTACCTCTCTAAAAAGCTGAAGGATTTCTCTGTAAAGATCACCACCATCGCCCGTGGTATCGCCTTCGGCGGCGAACTGGAATATGCGGATGAAATGACGCTGGCCAGATCCATCTCTAATCGTTTACCACTTGAAAGTTATGTACAGAAATAA
- a CDS encoding Ig-like domain-containing protein gives MNQNFRGWVSLLIVIIASVLLFPRCANIVPPGGGPKDTLPPVLLNASPVDSSLHFNSHKVVLSFNEYIELDNIFEKLIVSPTLKRTPTVTAKLRTITMVIKDTLDKNTTYTFNFADAIRDINEHNPILDYAYVISTGDYLDSLQVKGFIINAETGKPDSNVSVMMYRHLEDSVVSKEKPVYYARSKGNGAFWFKNLAPGDYKLFAIKEENKDLQYNDPKELIAFHDSLIHLRETNLYDVPLLTFLEKDSTLKGGPDEMGGPGGEAGGPPSGGNNAPPEEEDHKSKEEKEKEKKRKIFLAATLGEKNSQDLGQPLIVNFSAPVKTLDTTHILLAEDTTFKPVAFTTFFDSTRKVLHLVYNWKEGTLYRLTIPKEAVLDTLGQEKSKADTILFTAKKESDYGSAMLSLTLSDSLKAAGGDTMHFVALLVKEKDIKYSGKIVNGAWIQKRIIPAEYEVRILIDDNNNGKWDRGVYYGTPKKQPERVVNFPKKENIKANWGVPIKLQL, from the coding sequence ATGAATCAGAACTTCCGTGGCTGGGTTTCCCTGCTTATTGTAATCATAGCAAGTGTACTTTTATTCCCCCGCTGTGCGAATATTGTTCCGCCCGGTGGAGGACCTAAGGATACTTTACCTCCTGTATTACTCAATGCCAGTCCTGTGGATTCCAGTCTGCATTTCAACTCCCACAAGGTTGTCCTGTCTTTCAATGAATACATAGAGCTGGACAACATCTTCGAAAAGCTGATCGTATCCCCGACCCTGAAGCGTACCCCGACCGTGACAGCCAAATTGAGAACTATCACCATGGTCATCAAGGATACGTTGGATAAGAACACCACTTATACATTCAACTTTGCAGACGCCATCCGCGATATCAACGAGCATAACCCCATTCTGGACTATGCCTACGTAATATCTACCGGCGACTACCTCGACTCTCTGCAGGTAAAAGGCTTCATCATCAATGCCGAAACTGGTAAACCGGATAGTAACGTATCTGTTATGATGTACCGCCACCTGGAAGACTCCGTGGTTTCCAAGGAAAAGCCGGTATACTATGCCCGTTCCAAAGGCAATGGTGCATTCTGGTTCAAAAACCTGGCTCCCGGCGATTATAAATTATTCGCCATCAAAGAAGAGAACAAAGACTTACAATACAACGACCCCAAAGAACTGATCGCCTTCCATGATAGCCTGATACACCTGCGCGAAACAAACCTGTACGATGTACCATTGCTCACCTTCCTGGAAAAAGATTCTACCCTCAAAGGTGGTCCGGACGAGATGGGCGGCCCTGGTGGCGAAGCAGGTGGCCCTCCTTCAGGTGGTAACAATGCCCCTCCTGAAGAAGAAGACCACAAGAGCAAAGAAGAAAAAGAGAAAGAAAAGAAAAGAAAGATCTTCCTGGCAGCTACCCTGGGCGAGAAAAACTCCCAGGATCTTGGCCAACCGCTGATCGTGAACTTCAGTGCACCTGTAAAAACACTGGATACCACCCACATACTCCTGGCAGAAGATACTACATTCAAACCAGTGGCCTTCACCACTTTCTTCGACTCTACCCGCAAAGTGCTGCACCTGGTTTACAACTGGAAAGAAGGTACCCTATACCGCCTCACCATTCCTAAAGAGGCCGTACTAGATACCCTTGGTCAGGAAAAGTCCAAAGCCGATACGATCCTCTTCACTGCCAAAAAAGAATCAGATTACGGCAGTGCAATGCTCTCACTCACACTCAGCGATAGTCTGAAAGCTGCAGGTGGAGATACCATGCACTTTGTGGCACTGCTGGTGAAAGAAAAAGACATAAAATACTCGGGCAAAATTGTAAATGGCGCCTGGATCCAAAAGCGCATTATCCCTGCAGAATATGAAGTAAGGATCCTGATTGATGATAACAATAATGGCAAATGGGATCGTGGGGTATACTATGGTACACCAAAAAAACAACCCGAAAGAGTAGTGAACTTCCCTAAAAAGGAGAACATCAAAGCCAATTGGGGAGTCCCGATCAAATTGCAGTTATAA
- a CDS encoding LysR substrate-binding domain-containing protein has translation MLDFRLKVFYTVARRLSFTKAAEELFISQPAVTKHIHELEQQLGMALFERIGNRIKITRAGQVMLKHADDIFTSYRNLEYEINQLKHEQGGLLALGASTTIAQYFIPPLLAQFNQRYPEITASLISGNTEQIEQALFDKNIQLGLIEGRSKNPVLKYVEIAKDEIVLIGNVNYNYGDNTPLNAANLKNIPLLMREHGSGTLEVITDELKRLKLKLTDLQIAMYMGSTESIKSYLHHAPCAAFLSLKAVQRELEAGEFKILPVKNFKLVRKFHFIYLQGQQDKLAQLFMRFARQHAEPQQL, from the coding sequence ATGTTGGACTTCAGGTTAAAAGTGTTTTATACAGTAGCCCGGCGCCTCAGCTTTACCAAAGCAGCCGAAGAGTTATTTATTTCCCAGCCCGCCGTGACCAAACACATTCACGAACTGGAACAACAGCTGGGTATGGCCCTCTTTGAACGAATAGGCAACCGTATCAAGATTACCCGTGCAGGACAGGTGATGCTCAAACATGCAGACGATATCTTTACCAGCTACCGCAATCTCGAATACGAGATCAACCAGCTCAAACATGAACAGGGCGGCCTGCTGGCTTTAGGTGCAAGTACCACTATCGCACAATACTTCATACCACCCTTACTGGCACAGTTTAACCAACGCTATCCTGAAATCACAGCTTCCCTGATCAGTGGCAATACCGAACAGATAGAACAGGCCCTCTTTGACAAAAATATTCAACTGGGTCTCATAGAAGGCCGTTCAAAAAATCCGGTCCTCAAGTATGTGGAAATTGCAAAAGACGAAATAGTCCTGATTGGAAATGTCAACTACAACTACGGTGACAATACTCCATTAAATGCAGCAAATCTTAAAAATATTCCCCTGCTCATGCGTGAACACGGCTCAGGTACACTGGAAGTAATTACGGATGAACTGAAAAGATTAAAACTAAAGCTGACCGACCTGCAGATAGCTATGTACATGGGTAGTACAGAGAGTATAAAATCTTACCTGCACCATGCACCATGCGCTGCATTTCTCTCCCTCAAAGCAGTACAGCGGGAGCTGGAAGCAGGAGAATTCAAGATCCTGCCAGTCAAGAACTTTAAACTGGTGAGAAAGTTCCATTTTATATACCTGCAGGGACAGCAGGATAAATTAGCGCAACTGTTTATGCGCTTTGCCAGACAACATGCCGAACCACAACAACTATAA
- a CDS encoding sigma-70 family RNA polymerase sigma factor — MGQAAVHIDEHLLIERLIADDPGARELLYDYYGPALFSLILQVVPDNKKAEDILTTVFVRIYSEVYTYKQSGNATLFGWMMRLTREIALSEGCHTDGKIVGGVTIQGQHSLQRFTNTLPQEKQKIFYLCYFKGLPKEAIARMMGVEAEMIAGQMKEIMVAFRNFLRN; from the coding sequence TTGGGACAGGCTGCTGTTCATATTGATGAGCATTTACTGATTGAACGCTTGATTGCTGATGACCCCGGGGCCAGGGAGTTATTGTATGACTACTATGGCCCAGCTCTTTTCAGTTTAATTTTACAAGTGGTTCCTGATAATAAAAAGGCTGAGGACATCCTTACTACTGTGTTTGTACGTATATATAGTGAGGTATATACCTACAAGCAGTCCGGCAACGCCACGCTCTTCGGATGGATGATGCGCCTGACAAGGGAAATAGCCCTTTCGGAGGGATGTCATACAGATGGGAAAATAGTGGGTGGAGTCACTATTCAGGGACAACATTCGCTACAGCGATTTACCAACACCCTGCCACAGGAAAAACAAAAAATCTTTTACCTGTGCTACTTCAAAGGCTTGCCTAAAGAAGCAATCGCTAGGATGATGGGGGTGGAAGCAGAAATGATAGCTGGACAGATGAAGGAAATTATGGTGGCTTTCAGAAATTTTTTAAGAAATTAA
- a CDS encoding lipocalin family protein, translating into MKHLTLAALCLLASLFTISCKTQSGAATNTNVSASKGNIKGNWVITDISFEGIPQHSKVTVFDQASYSCFKGSQWIFPNNETNGSFTLTNTDDGCSTASQPIVWSIYKAGGVEMLQFKKIGGGVKAKNVAEGYRLEISSLDKTTMVWRAAVNYEDKTGYIIYTLQRS; encoded by the coding sequence ATGAAGCATCTTACATTAGCAGCATTGTGCTTGCTGGCATCTCTTTTCACCATATCCTGCAAGACCCAGTCAGGGGCAGCTACCAATACGAATGTGAGCGCAAGCAAGGGTAATATAAAAGGAAACTGGGTTATCACTGATATCAGCTTTGAAGGGATTCCACAGCATTCAAAAGTTACTGTTTTTGACCAGGCTTCTTATAGTTGCTTTAAAGGTAGCCAGTGGATATTCCCAAATAATGAGACAAACGGTTCTTTTACACTGACGAATACCGACGATGGTTGTAGCACAGCTTCACAGCCTATTGTATGGTCTATTTACAAAGCAGGGGGTGTAGAAATGTTACAGTTCAAAAAGATTGGTGGTGGTGTAAAAGCGAAGAATGTGGCAGAAGGATACCGTCTCGAGATCAGCTCCCTGGATAAAACTACTATGGTATGGAGAGCTGCGGTGAACTACGAGGACAAAACAGGATATATCATTTACACGCTACAGCGTAGCTAA
- the ispG gene encoding (E)-4-hydroxy-3-methylbut-2-enyl-diphosphate synthase produces MQLYCNSLTEYKRLATLEVKVGDLLIGNFNPVRIQTMTTTDTMNTLATVEQAIRCIEAGSELVRITAPSKKEAENLLPIKNELRKRGYHTPLVADIHFTPNAAEVAARIVEKVRINPGNFVDKKKFETINYTDSEYMAETDRIRKQFTPLVNICKEYGTAMRIGTNHGSLSDRIMSRYGDTPMGMVESAMEFLRIAEDMSYRNIILSMKASNPQVMVQAYRLLIQTMQDELGHCYPLHLGVTEAGDGEDGRIKSAVGIGTLLEDGIGDTIRVSLTEDPEFELPVCRDLIKRYTNRQQHAPVPPVEQVPYSPFNYKRRESIAFNNVGGKQVPVVVADLSEVNNITPEDLKSIGYNYDADTDKWNIADAAADYLFCHEVLSFALPGTLKVIVPNTLWETADDKEKYMPLFSTEEFLQAKNTSAILNFVDINTGVAMTEELLLQLNNGKPVVLCLHSSNQHAMPEIRRAFMTLIQQKVQLPVILRCLAAEQTNDEHLIHYATETGALLLDGFGDGLWLEKTNTADDTVDRTLLNNVAFGILQATRTRISKTEYISCPSCGRTLFDLQETTARIRAVTNHLKGVKIAIMGCIVNGPGEMADADFGYVGSGVGKITLYKGKEVVKRGLNSDVAVDELINLIRENGMWVDTNN; encoded by the coding sequence ATGCAGTTATATTGTAATTCACTGACGGAGTATAAAAGGTTGGCTACGCTTGAAGTTAAGGTAGGAGATTTGTTGATAGGGAATTTTAACCCTGTGCGTATCCAGACCATGACGACTACAGATACAATGAATACCCTGGCTACTGTAGAGCAGGCCATTCGTTGTATCGAAGCGGGCTCCGAACTGGTGCGTATTACTGCGCCCAGCAAAAAAGAAGCAGAAAACCTGCTGCCCATCAAAAACGAACTGCGTAAAAGAGGCTATCATACCCCCCTTGTGGCCGATATCCACTTCACTCCCAATGCTGCTGAAGTAGCAGCCCGCATCGTGGAAAAAGTGCGTATCAACCCCGGCAACTTCGTAGATAAAAAGAAATTTGAGACCATCAACTATACAGACAGTGAATACATGGCTGAAACAGACCGTATTCGCAAGCAATTCACCCCACTGGTGAACATCTGTAAAGAATATGGTACCGCTATGCGTATCGGTACCAACCATGGTTCCCTCAGCGATCGTATCATGAGCCGCTACGGCGATACTCCCATGGGGATGGTGGAAAGCGCGATGGAGTTTCTCCGTATCGCAGAAGACATGAGCTACCGCAACATCATTCTCAGTATGAAGGCCAGCAATCCGCAGGTAATGGTACAGGCTTACCGCCTGCTCATTCAAACCATGCAGGATGAACTGGGTCATTGCTATCCACTGCACCTCGGTGTAACGGAAGCTGGTGATGGTGAAGATGGTCGTATCAAATCGGCCGTTGGTATCGGCACCCTGCTGGAAGATGGTATCGGCGATACAATTCGTGTCTCTCTCACAGAAGATCCGGAATTCGAACTGCCTGTATGCCGCGACCTGATAAAGCGCTATACCAACCGTCAGCAACACGCACCTGTCCCTCCGGTTGAACAGGTGCCTTACTCTCCTTTCAATTACAAACGCCGTGAATCTATCGCCTTTAACAATGTAGGTGGCAAACAGGTACCGGTAGTAGTAGCTGACCTGAGCGAAGTCAATAACATCACACCCGAAGACCTGAAGAGTATCGGCTATAATTACGATGCAGATACTGACAAATGGAATATTGCCGATGCAGCAGCAGACTACCTGTTCTGCCATGAGGTCCTTTCCTTTGCATTGCCTGGCACACTGAAAGTGATCGTTCCCAACACCCTCTGGGAAACTGCTGATGACAAGGAAAAATACATGCCCCTCTTCTCTACCGAAGAGTTTTTACAGGCAAAAAATACTTCTGCAATTCTAAACTTTGTAGACATCAATACCGGTGTTGCAATGACAGAAGAACTGCTCCTGCAATTGAACAATGGCAAACCCGTAGTGCTTTGCCTGCATTCATCCAATCAGCATGCAATGCCTGAAATACGAAGGGCATTCATGACACTGATACAGCAAAAGGTACAGCTGCCGGTAATACTTCGTTGCCTGGCTGCAGAACAGACAAACGATGAACACCTGATTCACTACGCTACAGAAACCGGCGCCTTACTGCTGGATGGCTTTGGCGATGGCTTATGGCTGGAGAAGACAAATACTGCCGATGACACAGTAGATCGTACATTGCTGAATAACGTAGCCTTTGGTATCCTGCAGGCTACCCGTACCCGAATTTCTAAAACTGAATATATCTCCTGCCCTTCTTGTGGTCGTACCCTATTCGATCTGCAGGAAACAACTGCACGTATCAGAGCTGTAACCAATCATCTCAAAGGAGTTAAGATCGCTATCATGGGTTGTATCGTAAATGGCCCCGGCGAAATGGCTGATGCTGACTTTGGTTATGTAGGTAGCGGCGTTGGTAAAATCACCCTGTATAAAGGTAAAGAAGTGGTAAAACGTGGTTTGAATAGTGACGTAGCTGTAGATGAACTGATCAACCTGATCAGGGAAAACGGCATGTGGGTAGATACAAATAACTAA
- a CDS encoding ATP-dependent DNA helicase, protein MSRDQYQQRFEEVYNRLNERQREAVDNTEGPVMVIAGPGTGKTQILASRIGKILRDTDFLPQNILCLTYTDAGTVAMRKRLTDFIGPDSYRVNIHTFHSFCNEVIQDNLGFFEKNSLDPISELEKIQLLKKLIDGFDKQNPLKRYRGDVYFDMNNLSNLFSTMKREGWTVDYIKGAIKTYIDDLPNRDEFICKRATKNFKKGDIRTDKIEAEAEKMARLEAAVEQFLVFTSLMHAANRYDFDDMINWVIRAFEQNPNLLADYKERFQYILVDEYQDTSGTQNKLIQQLINGEELPNVFVVGDDDQSIYRFQGANIENMEQFAGGFAETLLTIVLTQNYRSVQNILDASMTLIDNNGDSRLVNQLPGLSKQLTSSNEKLMHLNITPVIQRYNTPRDEMAGLTNTMVALLEKGVPAGKIAVIYRENRFGEELAQYFRLKGIPFYSKKHVNIFENPFARKVLTILRYLAAELDTPYSGDDLLFKIMHFDFYDIPPVEIAKVSIRVAEKGYAEKSSMRQYLQEWQATRNLTLFTEAPEQAMMEMSKMLEGWIKEAHNLTLQQLFASIISEGGILSHIMDSPEKMWLMKVLQALFDFIKEETRRNPDLSLVPFVEMVDLMEANKIPIPLVQVSGNEKGINLITAHGSKGLEFEYIFLAGTNSHLWEKKKKNNSGFSFPDTVFATQSISSDEQELRRLFYVAITRAEKYLYISYPEFRLDGKPLEPSMFITEILEQHQLPNEKVELSDEALFAFESLHYSKNLAPEIARADQLFIDNLLSSFTMNVTALNNYLDCPLGFFYKNLVRIPTGRSENTEFGSAVHYALEKLFQKMQEAGNNAFPTREEFIKDFVWSMRRNRECFTRESFERRMEYGKDILANYYDTYIGTWNKIVSVERNVRNIVVSGVPLKGKVDKLEFEGNQVNVVDYKTGDYEKAIKDYKKFDRPNEKNPNGGDYWRQAVFYKIMLDNYRSKSWQVSSTEFDFIEPNKQKVYHKEKVFITADDIAAVTQQIVDTWTKIQNKDFYTGCGKEDCVWCNFVKDHKLHIALHDLEEESELQF, encoded by the coding sequence ATGTCCAGAGATCAATATCAACAACGTTTCGAGGAAGTATATAATCGGTTGAACGAACGACAGCGGGAAGCCGTTGATAATACCGAAGGCCCTGTGATGGTGATAGCCGGTCCCGGTACCGGCAAAACGCAGATCCTGGCATCGCGTATCGGCAAAATTCTGCGCGATACAGACTTTTTACCACAAAATATTCTCTGCCTTACTTACACCGATGCGGGTACCGTCGCCATGCGTAAACGACTCACCGATTTCATCGGCCCCGATTCTTACCGTGTCAATATTCATACCTTCCACTCCTTCTGTAACGAAGTGATACAGGACAACCTTGGCTTTTTTGAAAAGAATAGCCTTGATCCGATATCCGAGCTGGAAAAAATACAGCTGCTCAAAAAACTTATCGACGGATTTGATAAGCAAAATCCTCTGAAACGCTATCGTGGCGATGTATACTTTGATATGAACAACCTTTCCAACCTCTTCTCCACCATGAAGCGGGAAGGCTGGACTGTTGATTACATCAAAGGCGCCATTAAAACTTATATTGACGACCTGCCAAACCGTGATGAATTTATCTGCAAAAGAGCGACCAAAAATTTTAAAAAAGGCGATATCCGCACTGATAAAATTGAAGCCGAAGCGGAAAAGATGGCCCGCCTGGAAGCTGCTGTAGAGCAGTTCCTCGTGTTCACCTCCCTCATGCATGCCGCTAACCGGTATGACTTTGACGATATGATCAACTGGGTGATCAGGGCTTTTGAACAAAACCCCAACCTACTCGCTGACTACAAAGAACGCTTTCAATACATACTCGTCGATGAGTACCAGGATACCAGTGGTACCCAGAATAAACTCATACAGCAACTCATCAATGGCGAGGAATTGCCAAACGTATTCGTAGTAGGCGATGACGATCAATCCATCTATCGCTTTCAGGGTGCAAATATTGAGAATATGGAACAGTTTGCCGGGGGCTTTGCAGAAACCCTGCTCACCATCGTGCTTACACAGAACTACCGTTCTGTCCAGAATATCCTGGATGCCTCCATGACCCTGATTGACAATAACGGCGATTCCCGTCTGGTAAATCAGCTGCCTGGCCTTAGTAAACAACTAACGTCCAGCAACGAGAAGCTGATGCACCTCAATATCACACCCGTCATCCAGCGCTATAACACGCCCCGCGATGAAATGGCCGGATTGACAAACACCATGGTAGCACTGCTTGAAAAAGGCGTTCCCGCCGGCAAGATAGCAGTGATTTACCGTGAGAATCGCTTTGGCGAAGAGCTGGCGCAATACTTCCGGCTCAAAGGCATTCCATTCTATTCCAAAAAGCATGTGAACATTTTTGAAAATCCGTTTGCACGAAAAGTACTCACCATACTTCGCTACCTGGCAGCTGAACTGGATACGCCTTACAGCGGAGACGATCTGCTCTTTAAAATCATGCACTTTGATTTCTACGATATACCACCTGTCGAAATAGCGAAAGTAAGTATACGGGTTGCCGAAAAAGGATATGCGGAGAAATCTTCCATGCGTCAATACCTGCAGGAGTGGCAGGCCACCCGTAACCTCACACTCTTTACTGAAGCCCCTGAACAGGCCATGATGGAGATGAGCAAAATGCTGGAAGGATGGATCAAAGAAGCACATAATCTCACCCTGCAACAACTCTTTGCCAGCATTATCAGCGAAGGAGGTATCCTCTCCCATATTATGGATTCGCCTGAGAAGATGTGGCTAATGAAAGTATTGCAGGCACTCTTCGATTTTATCAAAGAAGAAACCCGCCGTAATCCTGACCTGAGCCTCGTACCATTTGTAGAAATGGTAGACCTCATGGAAGCCAATAAAATTCCGATTCCACTGGTACAGGTGTCCGGCAATGAAAAGGGTATTAACCTGATCACAGCACACGGTTCAAAAGGCCTGGAATTCGAATATATTTTCCTGGCAGGCACCAACTCCCACCTCTGGGAAAAGAAGAAGAAAAACAACAGCGGTTTCTCCTTCCCCGATACGGTATTTGCTACACAATCCATCAGTTCAGATGAACAGGAACTGCGCCGCCTCTTTTATGTGGCAATCACCCGTGCAGAAAAATACCTGTACATCAGTTACCCGGAATTCAGACTGGACGGAAAGCCACTGGAACCCAGCATGTTCATCACCGAAATACTGGAACAACACCAGTTGCCAAACGAAAAAGTGGAACTTTCCGACGAAGCGCTTTTCGCCTTCGAATCTCTCCACTACAGCAAAAACCTGGCACCGGAAATTGCCCGTGCAGATCAGTTGTTCATCGACAACCTGCTCTCCAGCTTTACCATGAACGTGACTGCGTTGAACAATTACCTGGACTGCCCACTGGGCTTCTTCTATAAAAACCTCGTACGCATCCCCACAGGACGCTCAGAGAATACCGAATTTGGTTCTGCCGTACACTATGCACTGGAAAAACTCTTCCAGAAAATGCAGGAAGCGGGCAACAACGCCTTCCCTACCCGCGAAGAATTCATCAAAGACTTCGTATGGAGCATGCGCCGTAATCGCGAATGCTTTACCCGCGAATCTTTTGAAAGAAGGATGGAGTATGGAAAGGATATTCTGGCCAACTACTACGATACCTACATCGGCACCTGGAACAAAATTGTAAGTGTGGAAAGGAATGTGCGCAATATCGTAGTGAGTGGCGTACCGCTAAAAGGAAAGGTGGATAAACTGGAATTTGAAGGCAATCAGGTGAATGTAGTGGACTACAAAACCGGTGATTACGAAAAAGCCATCAAAGACTACAAAAAGTTTGACCGTCCAAACGAGAAAAATCCAAACGGCGGCGACTACTGGCGCCAGGCTGTATTTTATAAGATCATGCTGGACAACTACCGCTCCAAGAGCTGGCAGGTATCCAGTACAGAATTTGACTTCATCGAGCCAAATAAGCAAAAGGTTTATCACAAGGAAAAAGTGTTTATCACAGCAGACGATATCGCAGCTGTAACACAGCAGATCGTGGACACCTGGACCAAAATCCAGAACAAAGACTTCTATACCGGATGTGGTAAAGAAGACTGCGTATGGTGCAACTTTGTGAAGGATCATAAGCTGCACATCGCACTGCATGACCTCGAGGAAGAGAGTGAATTACAATTTTAA
- a CDS encoding homocysteine S-methyltransferase family protein: MKSLSQCAAERILIIDGAMGTMIQRYKLEEADYRGERFKDYHMDVKGNNDLLNLTQPQIIEAIHREYLEAGADIIETNTFSSTTIAMADYDMQALAFELNIAAAQIAKRAANDYTAKNPEKPRFVAGAIGPLNKTLSLSPDVNNPGFRSVTFDEVVTAYYEQIRGLHEGGVDILLIETIFDTLNSKAAIYAAKKYFRDIKQPELPIMISGTITDASGRTLSGQTLEAFYISVMHAKPFSVGLNCALGGEQMRPHVAELAQIAGCYVSCYPNAGLPNAFGEYDETPHDTACIIEDFAKEGFVNIVGGCCGTTPDHIRHIAQHVKTIAPRPLPVKETTLA, translated from the coding sequence ATGAAATCATTATCCCAGTGTGCGGCAGAACGTATTCTGATCATAGATGGTGCTATGGGTACCATGATCCAGCGCTACAAGCTGGAAGAAGCAGATTATAGAGGCGAGCGATTCAAGGATTACCATATGGATGTAAAAGGCAACAATGACCTGCTCAACCTGACTCAGCCACAGATCATCGAAGCCATTCACAGGGAATACCTCGAAGCTGGCGCCGACATCATCGAAACCAATACATTTAGTAGCACTACCATCGCCATGGCCGACTACGATATGCAGGCACTCGCTTTTGAACTGAACATAGCTGCTGCACAAATTGCAAAAAGAGCAGCAAACGATTATACAGCGAAGAACCCCGAAAAGCCCCGCTTTGTAGCTGGTGCGATCGGTCCGCTGAATAAAACACTCTCCCTCTCCCCCGATGTGAACAATCCAGGCTTCCGCTCCGTTACTTTTGACGAAGTGGTGACTGCTTATTACGAGCAGATTCGTGGTCTGCACGAAGGAGGCGTAGATATATTGCTGATCGAAACCATCTTTGATACCCTCAATAGTAAGGCCGCTATCTACGCTGCCAAGAAATACTTCAGGGATATCAAACAACCAGAACTACCTATCATGATCTCCGGTACCATCACCGATGCCTCCGGACGTACACTGAGTGGTCAGACCCTGGAAGCATTCTATATTTCCGTAATGCACGCCAAACCATTCTCTGTCGGCTTAAACTGTGCATTGGGCGGTGAGCAGATGCGTCCACACGTGGCGGAACTGGCACAGATAGCTGGCTGTTATGTAAGTTGCTATCCAAATGCCGGCCTGCCAAATGCATTCGGAGAATACGATGAAACGCCGCACGATACAGCCTGCATCATCGAAGACTTTGCTAAAGAAGGTTTTGTAAACATCGTTGGCGGTTGCTGCGGCACCACTCCGGATCATATCCGGCACATTGCTCAGCACGTGAAGACAATCGCGCCAAGACCATTACCAGTAAAGGAAACAACACTGGCTTAA